A segment of the Panicum hallii strain FIL2 chromosome 1, PHallii_v3.1, whole genome shotgun sequence genome:
TGACCGAACAATGTggagggcggcggtggcggcgatcGTCGGTGGCCGGGATTCGATCCGTCGGACTTCAAGGGGGGCCTTTGCAAATATTGGATCCGGAAGTTTTCAAAAAAACCGTTAAATCGGATCGCGAGCTATAACCGCTATCCGAATCAAGGGGGTATTTTGTAAATAATTAATCAGATAATCATATAGGTATTTGTAAAACACCCCTGGATCGGATCGAGAtccataatcgcgatccaaatcaggGGGTATTTTGTAAATATTTCATCCACCATTGTTTAAAAGAAAACCCGCAAATGTtctggggcggcggcgcggcgccggaGCAGCCGGAGAGCcgagcccgcgccgccgccgccgacctctGCTCTGCTAGACCCGTTCCTCCAAGTGACCCGCGCGAGCTTCCTTCGACGTCTGTTATCCTACGCGTtcgcctcctgctcaccgcgCGCGCCACTCACGGCCCGAGCTCCTCCGGAGATGCTGCCAGGGCCGAGGGCGGAGCAGCTCGCCATCGCCAAGACCCGCGCGGACCTGCTCCACAAGGAGGAGGAGATCTCCAGGACCTGTGTCCATCTTCTGGAGACACGGGAGCAGCTCATCGAGGCAAGTGCGAggtcgcggggggggggggggggggggggggggggcgctgtg
Coding sequences within it:
- the LOC112889013 gene encoding uncharacterized protein LOC112889013; this encodes MFWGGGAAPEQPESRARAAAADLCSARPVPPSDPRELPSTSVILRVRLLLTARATHGPSSSGDAARAEGGAARHRQDPRGPAPQGGGDLQDLCPSSGDTGAAHRAGIWRRPRSEREMTLKQPGMNMKRGLERPYVKLPSDEGGQAGRGGRAAAAGARHGLSCQDWIAGADDDADAVGS